The following are encoded together in the Lepidochelys kempii isolate rLepKem1 chromosome 7, rLepKem1.hap2, whole genome shotgun sequence genome:
- the ENTPD1 gene encoding ectonucleoside triphosphate diphosphohydrolase 1 isoform X5 → MKRAQEVVPEQQHGETPVYLGATAGMRLLSLQNRSIADRVLSAVEKTLHSSPFNFQGARVISGQEEGAYGWITINYLLGNFRQPGWLNFLPHLRSSRGTSGALDLGGASTQITFVPDQEPIESQENSLHFRLYGKNYNVYTHSFLCYGKDQALRLKLASDLQSTRNGSLLDPCFHPGYLRIMNISDLYMNPCIANGEQQLPFTQLHLQGNGDYQRCRMTIQKIFNTSHCPYSSCSFNGIFLPPLQGEFGAFSAFYFVMNFLNLTTEKNPVPLDKVTSTVERFCSRPWHEVKAEFPKIKEKYLSEYCFSGTYILSLLENGYGFTTEKWQSIQFLGKIGSSDAGWTLGYMLNLTNMIPAEKPPTRPLSHASYVGLMVFCSLVLVAVLLLGWLTFHKPKCLQKGLI, encoded by the exons ATGAAAAGAGCTCAGGAAGTGGTTCCAGAACAGCAGCACGGAGAGACCCCTGTCTACCTTGGGGCTACAGCTGGAATGCGACTGCTCAG CTTGCAGAACAGAAGTATAGCTGACAGAGTCCTCTCTGCAGTGGAGAAGACGCTGCACTCATCCCCCTTCAACTTCCAGGGTGCCAGAGTCATCAGTGGTCAGGAAGAAGGAGCCTATGGCTGGATCACCATTAATTACCTGTTGGGCAACTTCAGGCAG ccTGGCTGGCTGAACTTTCTGCCTCACCTGAGATCCAGCAGGGGGACATCAGGGGCCCTGGACCTTGGCGGAGCCTCCACCCAGATCACCTTTGTACCAGACCAAGAGCCAATTGAATCTCAAGAGAACTCACTGCACTTTCGTCTCTATGGCAAGAACTACAACGTGTATACACACAGCTTCCTGTGCTATGGGAAGGACCAGGCTCTGCGCCTGAAGCTGGCCAGTGAC CTGCAGAGCACGCGGAATGGCAGCCTCCTGGATCCCTGCTTTCACCCAGGATATTTGAGGATTATGAATATAAGTGACCTCTACATGAACCCCTGTATAGCTAATGGTGAGCAGCAGCTTCCATTCACACAGCTTCACCTTCAGGGGAATGGGGATTACCAAAGGTGCCGAATGACCATCCAGAAGATCTTCAACACTAGCCATTGCCCTTACTCCAGCTGCTCCTTCAATGGGATTTTTCTGCCTCCATTacaaggggagtttggg GCATTTTCTGCTTTCTACTTTGTGATGAACTTTTTAAACCTGACGACAGAGAAGAACCCAGTCCCCCTGGACAAAGTGACAAGCACCGTGGAAAGATTCTGCTCCAGACCTTGGCACGAG GTAAAGGCAGAATTTCCCAAGATAAAAGAGAAGTACCTGAGTGAATATTGTTTCTCCGGGACCTACATCCTCTCCCTCCTGGAGAATGGCTATGGATTCACTACAGAGAAATGGCAAAGCATCCAGTTCCTTGGAAAG ATTGGCAGCAGTGACGCAGGCTGGACTCTGGGCTACATGCTGAACCTGACAAACATGATCCCTGCAGAGAAGCCCCCGACACGCCCTCTCTCCCATGCCAGTTATGTGGGGCTCATGGTGTTCTGCTCTCTCGTGTTGGTGGCTGTGCTCCTGCTTGGCTGGCTTACCTTCCACAAACCGAAGTGCCTGCAGAAGGGACTCATTTAG